The region ACCACTTTGTGCAGGGGAAGGTTTTCTTCCTGGTAGGCAGGACTCAACAGGGAGTCAACACAAGCTTTGTTTGCTAACCTGGAATGCTTCTGAATGGACTAGAGGCCTGAACAATAGGCAACTATTGTGTGTGTGGGCAACCACATTATTTCTAGACTTAGGGGTAAAAAGTACAGAGATAATGAAGAGCTCTCACTCTTACTACTCAGAGTTTACATTCTTTGAAAGAAGACACAGAATGGAGTTGTATTTTATCAAATTCAAGATGCCATTATTTGTAGACACACTAGTATTTTATGTAccacaaagaagcaaaaatgctGCCAGAGAAGAACACACTATCAAGATCCCAATTTTAGAAAAGCCTTAATTAAACCCAGTGAAAATAGCAGTACTAGTGCAgacttcctccttttcttctgggTTTGGTAGAGGGGCCTTAATGGACCTAAGACAAAATTTGTTTAGTTTGCAGATTGATGTGATTGGTAAAATCCTGAAGTTTGGGTTATGTGGGTTTTTAATAGTATATGCTTTTCTACTAGGTCAGAacttgtttgaatttttatacTAACTttcataatcttttaaattatttaaatttagcCGCAATAAGCATCATTATCTTGAGGTCATTTAAAGTAGTTATTGCTAATATATTGCCTAAAGAGACTGATAGTTTTCTGCAAGTAAGAATTCAGTCAatgaaataaactagaaatagatGATTATTATTGGTATTGTcagccatttaatttttattatttttgaattcctGTTTACTTTTATGTTTAAGACCATAAAGCCATTTTGTCTCCTTGGAAGTAAGTAAGCCATTTAGTGCCCTCTTATCGTAAGTTGCTCTAAAAAGAATTCTGATTGCATAGCCAAGAAGTTGTTGTGTGCAAATAAACAGTAAATTTGCTGATAAATAGGATCTTGTGCCTGAACCTGTGGCAAGAGGTGTaatattgctttttctttcattactcaCTAGGAAGAAATACTGGACAGTGAGGGGccttttattaattctttctggTGATGCTTTTGCTGTTAACATATCTTTCTATCAAGGCTGGCCTTGGTTACTTGCCTTAGAGACCTTGCTATATATATGCACTCCTGCCATGTGTATCATCAGGTTTTTAGTTTTTCCCAAGTTAAGGCACTGGTAGCTATTCCCAGATTTTATCCACTGTCTTTCTCAAGGGGAAGAAATTGCTTATTTGTCACCAATTTCAGTTTGAATTCACCTTAAATTTTAGTAATAGTCTAGGGTTTATAACAGCCTTCTCTAATTACATGAATGTTCCAAAATCTTTGTGGCAGTCAACTCACccttaatatttgcatttttcatgtATTGTCTTGGCATGAATAAAGTTCACTTTAGCCTTGTTTATATTGTCTTGCCTCActattatcatttaaattttagagtgaaaaatgaagttattacagttttaatggctttttataaaacttcattatagttaagtttgattttttttttctttaacagctgCAGCATCGGGCAATGAGAATATTCAACCCCCACCATTAGCTTATAAGAAATGGGGTCTCCAAGATATTGACACTATTATTGATCATGCTAGCATAGGTAAGCATTACTAGTTCACATTTTTATGGAATTTACTACTTCTGCTTTTTAATCAATGTGTCTCATTTGttagaaatgtacatttattcttatgtgaaaagaaaaatgcatcacTTGTAGTGAGATACTTGGAAGTTACTCCAGACTTATGGATTATCATAGGTGTATGTGTTTAAGAAGTGGTAACAGTTTTAATAATTATGTCTTCAGGAGCAATATTGAACAGTTTTAAGTCTTTCattatttgacttaattttttttttgcagatatgTTTAATCCATGTAATTAATTACCATATAGCtcaatcttctaaaaatataaccttttaggatgcctcggtggctcagttaagcttctgccttctgctcaggtcatgatcctggggtcctgggatagaaccccacatcaggcaccctgcttagtggggagcctgcttctccctctttctgtgctttccctgcttgtgtgctctctctctctctgtccaataaataaaatcttttaaaaaaatgtaacttttagACCAGCAGAATATAGATAAAAATGTATCTCTCCTTGTAAGCATCTTTGAAGACTCACTCTGTTGGGGATTGGGAAcgtagaaaggaaaagaatggtcTCATCAAGGAAGCGCGAGTTTAGTTGGAAGACATATGTGAAAATAATTGCAGTACTATAGCAGTAGTCAACAAGTGGACTAGCTGGAGTGAGAGCAGAAGAGAAGCCCCTAGCACTGAGCGATGTAGGGAACCAGGAGGCTGACTTCAGTCTGAAATCGGAAGAAAGAGTAGAACTTGATCAGGAGGCAGAGCGGACACCCAGGACTCCAAGATGGCGTCGCCCGTACCAGTGAAGGAAAAGAAGCTCATGGAGGTGAAACTAGGAGAGCTGCCAGGCTGGATACTGATGCGGGATTTAACCCCTAAGGGCATTGCTGGAGCATTTCAAAGAGGTTACTACCGGTATTACAACAAGTATATCAATGTGAAGAAAGGGGGCGTTGCTGGGATTTCTATGGTGCTGGCTGCTTATGTGCTTTTCAGCTACTGTCGTTCTTACAAGGAGCTCAAACATGAACGGCTACACAAGTACCACTGAAGAGGGCCCAGTGTGGAGGCACATTTGGCATTCCTGACCATGACTTTTGCCTGGCATCCTTGAATCCTTCCATTGCTTAATTCACAATTAATATCCAATAAAAGTtgactggttaaaaaaaaaaaaaaagaacttgatcGGGAGAACGAGCacagaggtggcatttgagccaACATGTATGTGGGCTTGGGGGTGAAAGTGCATCACGTGCTGTAAAACTAATGGGTACTAAGGACAACCAGCTAGCACACATGTAAATAGGAATCAGAGTTTGAAGGGCCTATATACTATGTGGaggaatttagatttttcttctagCAACATTGAGAGCCATTGAAGAATTCTGAGCAAGAGGATGGTATTATCACTTAGCCTGTTAGAAAAATCACTTTCGTGGAAGTTTTTTAGAGGTTATACTGTAGAGGTCAAGACTAGAAACTAGGCACAGTAAGGAAGTTGTAATTATCTTGGTAAGAAGCAATCAGTTTCTGAATTAAGGTAGTAGAAATGGGGGgtagagaaggaaatattttttaaaaattgttttttctgtttatcaATATATGcttgttaaaaaaattcaaatacacataaatatataaagagaaaaagaaaaaatatcccctTAACCCTACCATTCAGAAATACCATTGGTATTTGGTAAACATCTTACAGACTTGTGTGTGAAATGCATTTATAATATAGATATGGTTATATGGTAATGGGTTTTCACAAATAGGATAATATCATACCAGCTATATTATAGCCCTTTTCTAATTAATCGGAAAGAGGCTTTCAATCAGTTTTgctaaatacacatttttatcaGGATCCTAATAGAAGACAGATGGCACCCTTGAAATAGGACAattgaaacacattttatttatagagaAACTATTTAGAAAGATGTGGTGTAGGAGAACCATAAAGGATAGTACAGCATGTCAGGGCTTCTTAGCAGCCCACTGTTAACCACTCCTTGCCAGACGAGGTGAGGGCCTGGTGTGGTTCCAGAACTTGGAGATGATGAGTAGAATCGCATCTTAAGAGCAGGTTGgcttttgctcaaatgtcacagAAAATAGGTATCCTGCCTtcaatttcctttctgtctttgatCTTCTGATGAGGCTTCCCATTGTCGGAATCCAAGTGGAGGTCAACATAATCTTCAACACTGGCCCCTGGGAGTgggtggggagaaaaggaaagagtacGAATCTGCAGGGTTGGACAGAACATACCTGATACCCAGATCTCTTTGTTTATTGTTGCATAGTTCTCCTGTGGAATACTCTACAGTAAGCGCTTTACTGGTAGACAGTTCATCTTTACTCTTTTTGCACAAAATTCCAAAGTGTTGAGTTCAGTTCAGGGTGGCTTCCCTGTTCTGTTAATTGAACTTTGGAACATTGAAATGGGCTAGGAAAAATGATtggataaaaaatattattctattcatttatctCCTAGcctacaaaatgatttttttaaaaaagataaaatggactTTATTATGCATGTACATCTTTATGTAAAGTTTTAatgaattcattcaacaaagcAGTGAATACTTATTATGTCTTTGGTGCTAATTAATATTGGAGctagaaataaaaggcagacaGGACCCTGCCCtgatggagcttacattctggtgaTAGGGAGACACACAATAAATAATTAAACCAAATGAATAATTTGGTAATATCCAAATGTTGGTATGTGTCACAAAGAAAATAAGCAGAGGGTTTTGATGGAGAGTAAAGAGAGAGGGCACATCAGGTAGACTGGTGAAGAAAGGTTTCTCCAGGGAAGTAACATGTGATGGGTGAGAAGGAGCCAGCTATTTGAAGAGGTGTAGGAAGAACATTCTGGTCAGGggaaacagcaaaaacaaaggcCTGTGGGGCCTCAAAGtccagagaaacaggaagaaggTCCATATGACTTGATTGTAAAGAGTAAGGGTCAGTGGAACAAGGTTAGAGATGTAGACTGGGGTCAGATCATGTAAGGCAAGGAGTTTGGATTCTATTTTAACTATAGTGGATGTCATTGATGAGTCTAGGTATGGGATATTTAAAATTATCCTGCTGACCTGCTGCTTAGAGAGAGgcttgtaaaatttttattttactttttactttttagtaaAGGCAGGGAGACAAGGAGCTTGTTGTACTAGGGGAGAATGACAACTTTGCCTATGGTGGAAGCCAGTAGAGTAGGAGGGGGGGTAGACAGAATTAAGATACATTTTGCAATTGGAAAAGGATGGTTAtgagaaatgacagaaaagaaagattcaaggatttcttgcttttttaattttattttaaggatttcttaTGAGTGCATGATCAGactttacaaaaataagaataaggagaaggaagaggcttTGAGAGGGACAGATCAGAGTTATGTTATTTTAACAGGTTAACTTGTGACACAATTACACATTCAAAGGGAGGTGTCAAGTAGGCAGACATATGTGTTTGAAGTTTAGAGAAGTCTAGATTATTGATGAAAATTTGGAATGCTTTATAGAATTCAGGAAAAGGAGAAGGTCCTTTGAATTTGACAACACAGAGCACTGCATTGAATCTGATATGAGCACTTTAGGTGGACCAGAATAAATTAGACTAAacacacttaaaatttttgatgCCAGTAAGAATGAAGGCTAGATTGGAGTAggtcaaaggagaaatatttCCACCCCTActttcaaaaattagaaacacaAGAACAGGAAACTGAATCACAGCATCTCCATTTTTATATCCAGTCTTCACCTCTTCCTTAAAATTCATGCTCCTTTTCTAGCTCCTACGAAATTTGTCCACCTTGCTATCTAAACTTAACATATCCAAAAAGAATTCTCCATTTCCTCCccaaattttttccttcttttttcttccgtATCATCTCTTCTTTTGTTCACACCAAAAGACTCTGAGTCACTCTTgacctctctttttctcatgtttttcatCCAAACTCCCATTTGTCTCTTTCTGCGCAGTAGACACTATGTGGCCGCTGCTCATCTCCATCATTGTTAGTGCTGTGGTCTTAGCTACCATTGTGTCTTGTCTGAACTGTTGAGGAAAAAAACATTCTAACTGgtctttctgcttcctttcttccctccctaaAATCTGTTCACCAGTTAGCAGCTaatattctttttgaaatgtaAGTCATGTTTTTGTCACTCTTCtgcacaaaatattatttataacgccttcctgtcttattcctgataaAATCCAAAGGTTTTACAGAGGCATACCAGGCTTGACATTGCCTGCTTTATAGTACATCTTTTACCTTTATCTTCTTTAGTATCCCCTCCATGTGTTCCACCATGTTAACTCTTTGTTTTCCCTTAGACACATCAAGCATTCTTCCACTTGAGAACATTTGTAATTgttgctccttctgcctggaaaaTTTTACCCAGCTAGCCACATGGCTTTCTCACTTCATTCAAGCCTCTgctcaaatattattttgtcaAAGATGTCTTCTGGAGCCACTATAATAGACCTAGAAAATTATCCAATGAGTTTGACTTCATggaaatttatttaagatttaaattagTATTCATGTTATAATAATGGTaatatttaattcttaattttaatagtggtttaatgtttaataaattatatttaaaattagaatttaggggaaccccgggtggcgcagcggtttggcgcctgcctttggcccagggcgcgatcctggagacccgggatcgaattccacatcgggctcccggtgcatggagcctgcttctccctctgcctatgtctctgcctctctctctctctctctctctctctctctgtgactatcataaataaataaaaattaaaaaataaaataaaataaaattagaatttaaaagtactatattttaatatgtatttttaactataaattataatttatattataaattatattaatatttatactaAGGTGTTTCAAAGTGTGGAAAGGCCTCAGATGTTCAGGATATACAAAAAAAACTCACATCTAAGGAAATGTTATTACAGTAGGCAGCATGTCTCAGCAGTGAGTAATATTTACATCATTCTTAATGAAAACAGTAAATgcgaatttaataaaaaattgaaatatgtgTATATTGGAAAAATATGAAGGGAGAAAGAGGGGCTTTCAATTAACTGTATCTTCATTTACcttaaatcaatgaaatataatgCTAAGATTAGTTACTCAGGTCCTCTAGATTCCACCCCTTATGCCGCAGTATAGACAGCAGGACAGCTCTCTATACCACCAGGATGTCGTCAGTAAGATGTAGACTGTGGAAAATGAGTGGCATGGAGGCATCGGGGTAAGGGTCGAGGAGGACAGTAGGATTTGGGGCTGGTCTTAGATGTCCATTTGTCTGTGAGCCTTACTTTGAAACCCAGgtgcattgttttttttctggcaatGGTCAGCTGTTCTGCTGTAAACAGTGGAGGATGCAGAAAGTTTAGTTCATCCAGATTAGGATTTCGCCAGttgagtgtgtgagagagagacacacagagcagtTGTAGGTGTCTGCAAGAGAATGATTATGATGCAACACAAATCTAAGCCAGATAAGGGGAATGAAT is a window of Vulpes lagopus strain Blue_001 chromosome 11, ASM1834538v1, whole genome shotgun sequence DNA encoding:
- the LOC121472357 gene encoding ATP synthase subunit f, mitochondrial-like codes for the protein MASPVPVKEKKLMEVKLGELPGWILMRDLTPKGIAGAFQRGYYRYYNKYINVKKGGVAGISMVLAAYVLFSYCRSYKELKHERLHKYH